The Rhizoctonia solani chromosome 14, complete sequence genome has a segment encoding these proteins:
- a CDS encoding Adaptor complexes medium subunit family, producing the protein MECSIALTGADYVLVASDMSAARSIVRMKSNEDKTKILGPNLVMAYSGDTVQFAEYVERNLRLYQMRYVHPLRPPSAASWIRRSLADSLRSRHPYSVNLLLGGVDLAEAPVHAPDGPKGRPSLYWIDYLGTLAEVPFAAHGYGSYFVLSLFDRYHNPQANLEEGLETLRRGIAEIQKRLIVGLENWSVKLITRDGVKEVDLASGELALLPPRHSLICTNTFTTGLQGAPTDGGEVSYGGYKAADSLFPVGGRAVWPSPPLPVRLNILLINVPLAWTAALMELNPLLIFSLSFLAIVPLEKLSEFGGHQFALYCGETLGEFVSITLANIVEVNLAIFLLFECQLRLVQSTVIGVILLHALLVPGIAFVVGGARVLEQKLKPVHTQLNASLLFLGVVTLLLPVAFFSAYPNPHELVMANTTREGVAPSVLTPHSLTERAIMPTPKQLNYIPEPRSPRTHTSSHLARHNRQHARAEAVEIDQTLRSSDGVLERNPIKAEEKYLEVSAHTVAVSDTTRKGIQKFSHGYALMLVAVYILSRIYLHRHPLNDDLRLDRRPDLEHTDTLEKPMLSGIKRKPRVVGPGPVIILLIIVVGLIAVTAEFLVSSVEHVQQVNRLSSEWFGLILLPMISYSADALVTVAYCCRKAWRHRYSNTDDLQAPEELARGRSIDLSIQFLLFWLPALVLLAWITNKPLTLLFDVFEVAAAIGACLLVNYTTQDGKTNWVEGFMLIVFYFMIALAAWFYNGQLSVFELLQSILDLKGKSLIQRSYRDDVSPSHIERFLPYILDLEEEGQQVTPCFSSQGVNFMHIRHSNLYLLALSKRNTNAAEIILFLHKLVSVLVEYFKELEEESIRDNFVIIYELLDEMMDFGYPQTTESKILQEYITQESHKLEIQVRPPVAVTNAVSWRSEGIRYRKNEVFLDVIESVNLLVNADGNVIRSEILGAVKMKCYLSGMPELRLGLNDKVMFENTGRTSRGKSIEMEDVKFHQCVRLSRFENDRTISFIPPDGEFELMSYRLSTPVKPLIWVEAAIESHKGSRIEYMVKVKAQFKRRSTANNVEIYVPVPDDADSPKFRASTGSVQYAPDKSAFVWKIKQLGGAREFLMRAHFGLPSVRGAEEIEKKPPITVRFEIPYFTVSGIQWLDIINDCRSTNMSAHIEEVSDHEGHDHGHEGHDHEGHEGHDHSHEVELDPTSNAALEKIQSRPERKARKALISLGLKKVPGITRVTMKRPRNILLVVANPEVFKSPNSDVYIVFGEAKTEDIAAAQQAAAAAAAAAAAEREAQEATGQDGADETPKTLEDLAGDAPGTTGKAPEAPEEEEEVDETGVDPKDIELVIQQVGCSRAKAVKVLKESGGDLINARCIIKFKDNVIADDVEQCVNGVKNAGGQATHRYRSFIGFAVSIPNNHIKVLRDTRRKPGLQVAAIVVSS; encoded by the exons ATGGAATGCTCGATTGCTCTAACTGGAGCCGACTATGTTCTTGTCGCAAGTGATATGAGCGCGGCCCGAAGTATTGTACGCATGAAATCAAACGAAGACAAGACAAAGATATTGGGCCCGAATTTGGTCATGGCATATAGCG GCGATACCGTTCAGTTTGCAGAATACGTTGAGCGTAACCTTAGGCTGTACCAAATGCGTTACGTGCACCCCCTTCGTCCCCCCAGTGCTGCTTCATGGATCCGCCGTTCCCTGGCCGACTCGTTGCGTAGTCGTCATCCTTACTCG GTCAATCTCTTACTAGGCGGGGTAGATCTCGCCGAAGCACCAGTTCATGCACCGGACGGTCCCAAGGGTCGCCCTTCACTCTACTGGATTGACTACCTGGGAACCTTGGCCGAAGTGCCGTTTGCGGCGCATGGCTATGGTAGCTACTTTGTCCTCAGTTTGTTTGATAG GTACCATAACCCTCAAGCCAACTTGGAAGAGGGTCTCGAAACCCTCCGTCGTGGAATCGCGGAAATTCAAAAGCGATTGATTGTCGGATTGGAGAATTGGTCAGTCAAGTTGATTACCCGCGATGGAGTGAAAGAGGTGGATTTGGCTAGTGGGGAG CTCGCACTGCTTCCACCGCGCCACTCGTTGATATGCACCAACACATTCACCACAGGCCTCCAGGGTGCCCCGACGGATGGTGGAGAAGTCTCTTATGGAGGTTACAAGGCGGCGGACAGCCTGTTCCCGGTTGGTGGGAGAGCTGTGTGGCCATCGCCACCTCTTCCTGTAA GGCTCAATATCCTACTCATTAATGTCCCTTTGGCGTGGACAGCTGCTCTGATGGAGCTTAATCCTCTGCTTATTTTTAGCC TGTCCTTTCTCGCTATCGTCCCTTTGGAAAAGCTATCCGAGTTTGGGGGCCATCAGTTTGCTCTCTACTGCGGAGAAACGCTTGGCGAGTTCGTCTCCATCACATTGGCAAA CATTGTTGAAGTCAACTTGGCAATTTTCCTCCTGTTCGAATGCCAACTCCGCCTCGTTCAATCAACAGTAATTG GCGTCATTCTCCTACATGCACTGCTCGTTCCGGGTATCGCTTTCGTGGTTGGAGGAGCTCGAGTCCTTGAGCAAAAGCTCAAGCCCGTGCACACGCAACTCAACGCCAGTTTGCTATTTTTGGG GGTTGTAACCCTGCTCCTCCCCGTAGCGTTCTTCTCAGCCTATCCAAACCCTCATGAGTTGGTTATGGCAAATACGACGCGCGAGGGAGTTGCGCCTTCAGTGTTGACTCCGCATTCGCTGACCGAGCGGGCCATCATGCCTACACCAAAGCAACTTAATTATATTCCCGAGCCCCGGTCACCCAGAACTCATACATCCAGTCACCTGGCTCGTCACAATCGTCAACACGCTCGGGCCGAGGCTGTAGAGATTGATCAGACACTGCGGTCCAGCGACGGTGTACTTGAGCGGAACCCCATCAAGGCCGAAGAAAAGTACCTAGAGGTGTCGGCGCACACAGTGGCGGTTAGTGACACGACGAGAAAGGGCATACAAAAGTTCAGTCATGGATATGCTCTGATGCTTGTTGCCGT GTACATATTGAGTCGGATATACTTGCACCGTCACCCGCTAAATGATGATCTGCGTCTGGACCGGCGACCGGACCTCGAACATACAGATACGTTAGAAAAGCCCATGCTTTCGGGAATTAAGCGCAAACCCAGGGTGGTTGGACCTGGCCCAGTCATCATTCTTCTCATCATTGTGGTTGGGTTGATTGCAGTGACAGCCGAATTC CTCGTGTCGTCCGTGGAGCATGTCCAACAAGTCAATCGATTGTCCTCGGAATGGTTCGGGCTGATCCTATTGCCCATGATCTCGTACTCGGCCGATGCATTGGTGACTGTCGCCTACTGTTGCCGTAAGGCATGGAGGCATCGTTATTCG AACACGGATGATTTACAAGCACCAGAGGAGCTCGCGCGCGGGAGGAGTATCGACCTCAGCATACAGTTCTTGTTGTTCTGGCTGCCAGCATTGGTCCTGCTGGCCTGGATAACTAACAAGCCATTAACTCTATTGTTTG ACGTATTCGAGGTCGCGGCAGCTATTGGAGCCTGTCTTCTCGTCAACTACACGACTCAAGATGGAAAGACCAATTGGGTTGAAGGGTTTATGCTTATCGTGTTCTATTTCATGATC GCGTTGGCAGCATGGTTCTACAATGGTCAACTATCTGTATTTGAGCTCTTGCAGT CTATATTGGACTTGAAGGGAAAGTCGCTTATTCAACGGTCTTATCGTGATGATGTGTCCCCTTCGCACATCGAAAGGTTTCTGCCCTATATCCTGGACTTGGAGGAGGAAGGACAACAGGTGACGCCTTGCTTTTCAAGTCAGGGCGTTAATTTTATGCATATCAGACATAGTAATTTGTACC TGCTTGCGCTATCCAAGAGAAACACCAATGCGGCGGAAATCATCCTGTTTCTACACAAATTGGTCTCG GTCCTGGTAGAATATTTCAAAGAATTGGAGGAAGAATCTATTAGGGATAACTTTGTGATCATATACGAACTCTTGGACGAGATGATGGATTTCGGATACCCACAAACAACGGAGAGCAAGATTCTTCAAGA ATACATTACGCAGGAATCCCACAAACTCGAAATTCAAGTTCGGCCTCCTGTCGCCGTGACAAATGCCGTGTCCTGGCGATCCGAAGGCATTCGTTACCGCAAGAACGAGGTGTTCCTGGATGTCATCGAGAGCGTCAACCTGCTG GTCAATGCCGATGGAAATGTCATTCGTTCAGAGATCCTGGGCGCCGTCAAGATGAAGTGTTATTTGTCTGGGATGCCTGAGCTTAGACTGGGCTTGAACGACAAAGTCATGTTTGAAAATACCGGTCGAA CGTCGCGTGGAAAATCCATAGAAATGGAGGATGTCAAGTTCCATCAATGCGTACGACTATCACGTTTTGAGAATGACCGGACTATCTCTTTTATTCCTCCAGACGGCGAGTTTGAGCTGATGTCATATCG CTTATCGACTCCCGTGAAGCCATTGATTTGGGTTGAAGCAGCTATTGAAAGCCACAAGGGGTCAAG GATTGAGTACATGGTCAAGGTTAAGGCTCAATTCAAGCGGAGGAGTACTGCCAACAATGTCGAGATTTATGTTCCAGTACCAGACGATGCAGACAGTCCCAAGTTTAGG GCCTCGACTGGGAGCGTGCAATACGCGCCAGATAAGTCGGCATTTGTGTGGAAAATCAAGCAGCTTGGCGGCGCACGAGAGTTTTTGATGAGGGCACACTTCGGACTCCCAAGCGTACGCGGAG CTGAGGAGATTGAAAAGAAGCCTCCAATCACAGTTCGGTTTGAGATTCCATACTTCACTGTTTCGGGAATTCAG TGGCTTGATATCATCAACGACTGTCGGTCCACAAACATGTCCGCTCACATCGAGGAAGTATCTGACCACGAGGGTCACGACCACGGTCATGAGGGTCATGATCATGAAGGCCATGAAGGCCATGACCACTCCCACGAGGTTGAGCTCGATCCTACCTCGAATGCGGCTTTGGAGAAGATTCAATCTCGCCCAGAGCGCAAGGCTCGCAAGGCGCTCATCTCGCTCGGCCTCAAGAAGGTGCCAGGCATCACTCGTGTTACAATGAAGAGGCCCAGAAAC ATTCTGTTAGTTGTAGCAAATCCTGAAGTATTCAAATCCCCCAACTCCGATGTTTACATCGTTTTCGGTGAGGCCAAGACGGAAGATATTGCTGCTGCTCAACAGGCTGCTGCCGCTGCCGctgccgccgccgccgccgAGCGTGAGGCACAGGAGGCAACAGGACAGGATGGTGCTGATGAGACTCCCAAAACTCTCGAGGACCTTGCGGGAGATGCGCCTGGTACCACTGGGAAAG CACCAGAGGCgccagaagaagaagaagaggtgGACGAGACCGGAGTAGACCCGAAGGACATTGAATTAGTTATCCAGCAAGTCGGTTGCTCGAGGGCCAAAGCTGTAAAGGTCTTGAAGGAAAGTGGTGGAGACTTGATTAACGCTA GGTGCATTATCAAGTTCAAGGACAACGTTATTGCTGATGATGTCGAACAATGTGTCAACGGCGTTAAAAATGCTG GTGGTCAAGCAACTCATCGATATAGAAGTTTCATAGGATTCGCTGTGAGCATCCCAAACAACCACATCAAGGTGCTCCGAGACACGCGCCGAAAACCCGGCTTGCAGGTTGCCGCCATTG TGGTATCTTCCTAG